In Oncorhynchus tshawytscha isolate Ot180627B linkage group LG24, Otsh_v2.0, whole genome shotgun sequence, the genomic window caaatggctgtgggctacactagttcatttaccagacaagatttgcttagaattccatcaaattattttatagtatgaagaatacaattaaaCAAAAGCTGAATAACATAAATTAGCTGCAAATTGAGGGTTTGCACATGTTggtattctgtgttgagcggttaacaaagaaatagataTTCCTATAcgcttaatttagagttaatgTAACTTCATACAAACGTTGGGctgttttaatacattgtaaggctgtatGAGActaatgatttgaaaaagtcaattgaaaggcatgagctctgctttgtttttttgcacaggctgtacactccaatagtctctcattcacaatttgataaGCGCTTGCGAATGCCTCGAATTTCCTGGCGGAATCCCCCTTTTTGGCTGTAATGTAcctaaaaaaataaacatgtatttttcggCCCGGAGTGACCTTCTCCGTATGTGTGCTGCACAACCCAAAGTGTTTCACACGGCTCTCCGTCATGTGAGAATGActtgtcatgcaaagtagatgtcctaaccgacttgccaaaactatagttagtttTTCCTGTAAATTTgatgagtggttgaaaaacgagttaatgactccaaccttagagtacataaacttccgacttgaactaTATATCTACGCACTTAAAAAGCAAATGGAGGACACTCATGCCTGCCAGGTAGGCTATGCTCCAGTTGtgaagagaagcaatgtgcttaacattAGGAAATTTGAGAAATAAATAGTAGGTCTAGTCTGTTGAGCAacaagtgtttgattagatttgctaatacatttgcattgatgtcagtgattagagggacaatggaGCGCTGAGTACCATGCacttagtagcctaccaaacttgcaaatgaccagcagcagcatcagagcttagaGAAGCCTAACtacatgtggaatttgactgccttcatgaccgCCAAATACATTCACCGCAACAGCCCGTGTCATGTTCAACAAAGCAAATAAATGCATTGAAAAGGAACATGAGTTATTTCACTCGCTCAGGTAGAACATATtccatttaaatgtttttgttgATTTACTTACTGAATGGAACCCTCAGTGTATACCCACCTGATAAGCTGATGCAGGACAGGCTTAGCTCCGACGTGGCTCCAGTCACATCATCCTAAAAGGAACACAGTTAAGTCATATATTTCTGTACTTGAAATCTTCATCTCTAATTGATGGTCCCTCTCCTCTGCCTGGTGTTCTTACCAGCATCCTCTGTAGTGTTCCAGGGTCGTCCCTGTCGCCACCCCCGTTCCCATTATCTTGGCTAGGTACAGCATGGCCCAGACTCACCATCTCCTCTCCTAGATCTACAGCCTGACAGAGAGACCACCAGATCAGGAAGTTCAAATGTTGACAATCATAGGGGAAGAAAAAAGTATGACAGGGCTATAAGAgcctgaggaggagagaaagtgtgagtgagtgacagttGACAGCCATTTTCCATCCTAGTCCAGTACGGACCTTGCCCTCGGTGTTGTCGTAGAGCTGTACACTTGGCCAAGAGGAGACCTCAGAGTGGGTGTAGCTGCACAGTTTGGCCAGCAGGGGTCTCCACTCTGCAACATACGTCAGGCGCTCAAAGTCATCCAGGGCTTGGTCGCTCCACACGTCACCTGCAGGGTTGACTCCAGCTAGGCTGCACTCGATGGCCTGGAATGGTAGGCTGAGAAAGTCACTTCTAGAAGGGGCATGAGAGAAGACAAAACATTAGCCAAAGAGCCACTAGAGAACACTTTCATCTATGATTTATTAATACAACTAGGAACGCTGGACTATCGTCCAGCTCTTTCTGACCCCTCACCTCATACTTCGGAGACTATCCCTGGGTAGTTCTCCATTGTCTCCGAAGTCGACATAGTAGAGGTCCACTAGGCCAGAGCCCATCACCCCCAGGACCCTCGCCCTGTTCCAGGTGCCGTAGTCCCGGTACGGAGCTGCCACGATGTCCCCCACCACGATGGTCTCCACTCGCTGCTCCTGGAAGAGTAACACAAGTCTCAACACAGACAATCCTATAGAAAGTGTCAAAAACATCTCTGCAATGTAGAATGGTGTTTAGAGCAGACTATTTCAATGGTTTTTTTGTAGGTGGAATCTAGACAGTTGTGTTCATTGAGGCAGGCAACGGGAAACAAATGGGCATGTCTTAATGGACAAGAcagtcccttcctgtttcagtccgttttcaCCTGTTTGGTGTCTAAAGAATACAAGCAATGACTGACCTGCAGGGTGCCGTTGCTGTAGAAGCGGCTCATCTCGGCAGTAAGTTTGTCCAGCTGGAGGGAGCGGACCCCCAGGATCTGGATCCAGAAGTGGTGGGGGTTCTCTGACGCCGATACATACACCTCCAGGTGCTCATCTGGCTGGAAGCTCAGGTCTGGGCTGGGAACTGGAGAGATATATATTTGAGAGAAAATATGAACATACACACCATTACATAGTCTGTGCTGCAGAGAATAGGAAATCTCATTCCGTAGTCAATGATTAAGAAAATCAGCAGAGTCAATGGGAGAGCACCTGTATCCATCTCAGTATTGTACAGCCAATTTCAAAATGGCTACAACTATCCCAGAACTCAGAACATCAAAACTCACTTTCAAATTTAGAAACATCTGATAGGGAGTCGGGCGACAGAAGATCGTCATCCTCTCGTGCCTCTGTAGCCAGCTGTACGGTCTCTCCTCTATCCTGGGCAAGGTCTCTCACTGCGGTCTGAACACCGTTAGCATGGACcagcctcccttcctccatccagaGAGACTGTGGAGCCTCCTCCAGCTTCAGTTCCTGTGTGGGTTTGATCTCAGTGACCTCTGTAGTAACAGAGTAGAGTCCATACAGCCAGATGCTCTAATACACCCCTATATTAGGTTAATAACCATTAAAGGAATGTGTTAGAGCATCAGGGTGTATGGGTCACTACATGACTACTATAGCAGGACTTCTGCACTCCAGAAAAGTGACGCGTTGGACCTTTGTTTACCTCAGACCCTTGACCCTGGGGCTCGAAGGGTCTTCGTTTCTGGCGCAGGGCCGAGGACTGGGTTATCCTCCTCCTTACAGCCTCATCCTCAAATACCTTCTCTAGGATGAGCTCCTATAAGAATAATTAACATGACATTGTTTAAGTGTGAGGTACATAGCTGGTCATAACACTGCAGAACATAAACATTCTTGCCCTTACCTTGGCCCGTCTGACCTCCAGTCTCGTCCCTGTGACAGACACCATGCCCCTCTCTAGGCCCCGCCCCCTCTCCCTGGGACATAGGACTCttgctcctgttgtcctggtgATGAGCTTCAGAGACTCCCCTCCACGACCTGAAGCACACAGTAATATAATTCAAATCATTCATACGATTTCTACCTATGAAACGGTGAGAACTGGAACAAGGCTTTTAAAACCTGTTGGGGCTAGGGGGGGGCACAAGGAGTTCCCTGAAGGGAACACGCCCTCCCATTCAGCTGataaaaatattatttaaaatatTTAACATAAAATATTATTATCAATATAAAATAttcatcttgttaatctacccatcgtgtccgatttttaaaatgttttacagcgaaaacacaacatatatttttgttagatGACCACCAAATTCAACACCACAGAGCGATATTTCAGTCACAAAAgcataaatatagataaaatgaatcactaacctttgattatctccatcagatgacactcataggacatcatgttatacatgtagtgtgttttgttcgataatgtgcatatgtgtatatataaaaatctcagtttacattggcgcgttacgtgcagaaatgttttgattccaaaacagccggtgattttgcagaaatactcacaataaacattgataaaagatgcaagtgttattcacagaaaaTTAAAGATAAATgtatcctctatgcaaccgctgtgtcagattattTATACAGAAAGAATCTGAAAATGGTGCTCAGAACCCAAAGAAAGGCACCATTTGTCTCAACAGAAGCGGCAAAAAAACctagaaatattcacttacctttgaatatcttcatcagaaggcagttccaggaatcccagttcgacaatgactgatttgttccataaagcccAGAATTTTGCCACTTGTTAGCTTGTTCAGCCCAGCATTCAACCCTCAAAAAGCACAAGCAATTCCTCCAGACAAAagctcaaaaagttccgttacaggtcgtagaaacaagtcaaatgtatgcaatccatatttaggatgttttaaacattaaatcagcaataaggttccaaccggagaatttcattgtctgaagaatTGCATTGGAGCGCAAATACACGCTCTCGTGACCGCGCGCAACGAGACCGAGGCTTTCTACCAGACCACCCACCAAAAGAGCTACTATAAGTCCCTCCTTCATAGTAGAATCATTCAACCAGaatctaaagactgacatcttgtggaagccctaggaagtgcatgctCATCCAGATCTAACATGGACATCCAATGGCACTGTTCTCTATATTGAGtattcacttcctgtttggatttcttctcaggtttgtgtctgccatatgagttctggtatacacagacataattcaaacagttttagaaacttcagagttttttCTATACACcagtaataatactatgcatatattcccatctgggaaagagtaggaggccgtttactctgggcacgcctctcatccaaaagtgaaaatactgccccctagcctctTAACCTAGACATGGCAGTTTCTTTACAGGCATGTAGAACACCCTCTTTACCTATGATACGTCCGAAGGCAGTCTGGGGTACCTCCATGACGTCAGTGGTGGTCTCACAGTCTGCGGCCAGGTTCTCCAGGGAACACCTGGCCAGCAGCACCTGCTGAGGTGAGCCCTGCAGCAGGAAACACACGGAATTCTGGCAACTTTGCTCCCCCTCGCCTGCCTGTGAAGACTCAGAGAGCACCCTCACGCGGGCACCGGACTTCTGCATCACCTGGATGGAGGGCAAAAGAGGGACAGGTGAGAAGAGACCCTCCACACCGTCACACAGAGCCTGACATCATGATGAAATAGTAAGACAACCGGGCCAGGTGGGCTGGTAGGTCACTGACCAGGTCCAGGAAGGAGGCTTGGTACTTGGTAATAGTCCTGTAAACCTCCAGAGGTACCGACATCCTGGACTCCTCGGTGTTAGCAAGCGGAGCTATAAAATAAAAGGAAGACACCACTCCATAACCCATAGTGTAAAAGGTGGTTATCGAGTACCAACGAGATGCGAGACTCACAGCTGGTGCTTTTGATTTGCCGGTAGACTATGTATCCCACCGTCGCTCCTACAGACAGCCCCGCTGCCAGAGCCACAACTTTACCAGAGCTCAGGGTGCTCTTAGGGCCCTCCCGCACTGCCTCCATCACACGCCGCGTGCCCAGGGAGAGACTCCACCTACACAAAGCATGTTACGTCAGACACCACTTAGACAAGTAGAACACGTCATAATTCAGATTACCTAGACAGACGTCGGATTCCACCTGAAAAGCATGTGTTTAATGGCCTCCTGAAAGTGGCACCCATTCCCACACGACACATTTGCTGTTGGAAACTGCACATCCTGAAAGCTCCATAGAAGCCATGCAGTGAAATTGTGAGCGTACAAACCAGTTGGCTAAATTATACTTACCATTGAAATTGGCAAAATAAAAACAGTTATTCCAAAGCAAGAGGGAATAACACCATTTCCCTCAACATCTATACCGTGGAGATAGGAACGTGAAGCAATCGCCCCACTAGTCTGATGTAGGCTACTGCATTCCTTCAGatcaaaccaacacacacaataGTAACCTATGTGATTAGCCACTGAGCACGAACACACACAAAGCACGGTTCAGCCATAGGGCAGAGAGCATACTGCCTTTGGCCTCAGCCCAGAGTGGCGGCTGCAGACAGAACCCAGACGTGCTGTTAGCTGTGCAACAAACACCACAGTTGGGCCCAGCTCAACTCCTGCCATTAGAAGTAGACCACATGAGGCCCGAAACACTATACAGATAAATACGTCCATCTTTCTAATCTTTGTAACTGGTCCAAGTCCATTTATGTTAATGCATTTGCTGCTTGTGCTGAAATAGGACCGGACTGGAAAGGAGACTATAGTGTAGAACTGAAAGGATTCGACTCGGTTTCGGGGCATACGTAACCCAACAGTGTGGTGTATACGGCCCACTCAGGCCTGAGGCAGCTATAGCGGTcacaccatgcagactgaggcgTGTGTGTCGTCTCACTGTGACAGGATGGCCCGCGGGCTGTAGTTGAGAAAGACCTGGGACTGAGAGATCCCCAGGTTCCCCACGTCCATCTTGGCAACCCAAACAATGTCACTCCTCTAGAATTTGGGCTCTTTTGAGTTCACCAACCAGGAGAATTGACAGACAGGTAAGAGGTTATCAGCAAGTGGCTCATTTTACAGCAAAAATGAAGTATTTGGCACCATCTAGAGACTGTAGATACCTGCTTGCAACTGTGGAAAGGAC contains:
- the tdrkh gene encoding tudor and KH domain-containing protein isoform X2, coding for MDVGNLGISQSQVFLNYSPRAILSQWSLSLGTRRVMEAVREGPKSTLSSGKVVALAAGLSVGATVGYIVYRQIKSTSSPLANTEESRMSVPLEVYRTITKYQASFLDLVMQKSGARVRVLSESSQAGEGEQSCQNSVCFLLQGSPQQVLLARCSLENLAADCETTTDVMEVPQTAFGRIIGRGGESLKLITRTTGARVLCPRERGRGLERGMVSVTGTRLEVRRAKELILEKVFEDEAVRRRITQSSALRQKRRPFEPQGQGSEELKLEEAPQSLWMEEGRLVHANGVQTAVRDLAQDRGETVQLATEAREDDDLLSPDSLSDVSKFEIPSPDLSFQPDEHLEVYVSASENPHHFWIQILGVRSLQLDKLTAEMSRFYSNGTLQEQRVETIVVGDIVAAPYRDYGTWNRARVLGVMGSGLVDLYYVDFGDNGELPRDSLRSMRSDFLSLPFQAIECSLAGVNPAGDVWSDQALDDFERLTYVAEWRPLLAKLCSYTHSEVSSWPSVQLYDNTEGKAVDLGEEMVSLGHAVPSQDNGNGGGDRDDPGTLQRMLDDVTGATSELSLSCISLSEVASISGSVDDVLEDEFV
- the tdrkh gene encoding tudor and KH domain-containing protein isoform X1, with translation MRRVGTEKIFEERSKDERRCFYFDQLKDQPRREPVEWSLSLGTRRVMEAVREGPKSTLSSGKVVALAAGLSVGATVGYIVYRQIKSTSSPLANTEESRMSVPLEVYRTITKYQASFLDLVMQKSGARVRVLSESSQAGEGEQSCQNSVCFLLQGSPQQVLLARCSLENLAADCETTTDVMEVPQTAFGRIIGRGGESLKLITRTTGARVLCPRERGRGLERGMVSVTGTRLEVRRAKELILEKVFEDEAVRRRITQSSALRQKRRPFEPQGQGSEELKLEEAPQSLWMEEGRLVHANGVQTAVRDLAQDRGETVQLATEAREDDDLLSPDSLSDVSKFEIPSPDLSFQPDEHLEVYVSASENPHHFWIQILGVRSLQLDKLTAEMSRFYSNGTLQEQRVETIVVGDIVAAPYRDYGTWNRARVLGVMGSGLVDLYYVDFGDNGELPRDSLRSMRSDFLSLPFQAIECSLAGVNPAGDVWSDQALDDFERLTYVAEWRPLLAKLCSYTHSEVSSWPSVQLYDNTEGKAVDLGEEMVSLGHAVPSQDNGNGGGDRDDPGTLQRMLDDVTGATSELSLSCISLSEVASISGSVDDVLEDEFV